From a region of the Burkholderia lata genome:
- a CDS encoding Hsp70 family protein: MSDPRYSIGIDLGTTHCALSYVDSAASDGETITQQVLPIAQLTAPGALESRDLLPSFLYLPHESELTQGDLTLPWTASRAFAVGEMARTRGAGTPIRLVSSAKSWLCHPGVDRRAAILPSDAPPEVSRVSPLESSIRYLTHLREAWDHRHPDAPFADQDVTVTIPASFDPAARELTAEAARAAGYSRMTLLEEPQAALYSWIQKSQGGWRKQVQVGDLILCVDVGGGTTDLSLIAVVEREGNLELHRVAVGEHILLGGDNMDLALAHIVARKLAQQGTQADPWQLRALTYACRSAKETLLSDPTTDAVPLVVPSRGSKLIGGSIRTELTRAELTQTILEGFFPQVDVAARPVSRARVGLTQLGLPYAQDAGITRHLAAFLGRQVAALDSLEGVQRTLPQGATFLHPTAVLFNGGVFKSALLTQRVLDTLNSWLAAEGAPPARLLEGADLDLAVARGAAYYGYVKRGRGVRIRGGTARAYYVAIESAMPAVPGLEPPVQALCVAPFGMEEGSDAALPPQEFGLVVGEPVQFRFFGSSVRRQDQVGTLLDYWSAEELQELEEIQATLPAEGRTVGEVVPVKLHARVTEAGTLELEAIPSGTNERWKVEFDVRGAA; this comes from the coding sequence GTGAGCGATCCGCGCTATTCGATCGGTATCGATCTCGGTACGACCCACTGCGCGCTGTCGTATGTCGACAGCGCCGCGAGCGACGGCGAAACCATCACGCAGCAGGTGCTGCCGATCGCGCAGCTCACCGCGCCCGGCGCGCTGGAGTCGCGCGACCTGCTGCCGTCGTTCCTCTACCTGCCGCATGAAAGCGAACTCACGCAAGGCGACCTGACGCTGCCGTGGACGGCCTCGCGCGCGTTCGCGGTCGGCGAAATGGCCCGCACGCGCGGCGCCGGCACGCCGATCCGCCTCGTGTCGAGCGCGAAGAGCTGGCTGTGCCACCCGGGCGTCGATCGCCGCGCGGCGATCCTGCCGAGCGATGCGCCGCCGGAAGTGTCGCGCGTGTCGCCGCTGGAAAGCTCGATCCGCTACCTGACGCACCTGCGCGAAGCATGGGACCACAGGCATCCCGACGCGCCGTTCGCGGACCAGGACGTGACGGTCACGATCCCCGCGTCGTTCGACCCGGCCGCACGCGAACTGACGGCCGAGGCCGCTCGCGCCGCCGGCTACTCGCGGATGACGCTGCTCGAAGAGCCGCAGGCCGCGCTGTACAGCTGGATCCAGAAGAGCCAGGGCGGCTGGCGTAAGCAGGTGCAGGTCGGCGACCTGATCCTGTGCGTCGACGTCGGCGGCGGCACGACCGACCTGTCGCTGATCGCGGTGGTCGAGCGCGAAGGCAATCTCGAACTGCATCGCGTGGCAGTCGGCGAGCACATCCTGCTCGGCGGCGACAACATGGACCTCGCGCTTGCGCATATCGTGGCGCGCAAGCTCGCGCAGCAGGGCACGCAGGCCGATCCGTGGCAACTGCGCGCGCTCACGTACGCGTGCCGTTCCGCGAAGGAAACGCTGCTGTCCGACCCGACGACCGACGCGGTGCCGCTCGTCGTGCCGAGCCGTGGCTCGAAGCTGATCGGCGGGTCGATCCGCACGGAGCTCACGCGCGCGGAACTCACGCAGACGATTCTCGAAGGCTTCTTCCCGCAGGTGGACGTAGCCGCGCGCCCGGTGAGCCGCGCGCGTGTCGGCCTGACGCAGCTCGGCCTGCCGTATGCGCAGGACGCGGGCATCACGCGCCATCTCGCGGCGTTCCTCGGCCGCCAGGTCGCGGCGCTCGACTCGCTCGAAGGCGTGCAGCGCACGCTGCCGCAGGGCGCGACGTTCCTGCATCCGACGGCCGTGCTGTTCAACGGCGGCGTGTTCAAGTCGGCGCTGCTCACGCAGCGCGTGCTCGATACGCTCAACAGCTGGCTCGCCGCCGAAGGTGCGCCGCCCGCGCGCCTGCTCGAAGGCGCGGATCTCGATCTCGCGGTCGCACGCGGCGCGGCGTACTACGGCTACGTGAAGCGCGGCCGTGGCGTGCGCATTCGCGGCGGCACGGCGCGTGCGTACTACGTCGCGATCGAATCGGCGATGCCCGCGGTGCCGGGGCTCGAACCGCCGGTGCAGGCGCTGTGCGTCGCGCCGTTCGGGATGGAGGAAGGCTCGGACGCGGCGCTGCCGCCGCAGGAGTTCGGCCTCGTCGTCGGCGAACCGGTGCAGTTCCGCTTCTTCGGTTCGTCGGTGCGCCGCCAGGATCAGGTCGGCACGCTGCTCGACTACTGGTCGGCGGAAGAGCTGCAGGAACTGGAAGAAATCCAGGCGACGCTGCCCGCCGAAGGGCGCACGGTCGGTGAGGTCGTACCGGTGAAGCTGCATGCGCGCGTGACCGAAGCCGGCACGCTCGAACTCGAGGCGATCCCGAGCGGCACGAACGAGCGCTGGAAGGTCGAGTTCGACGTGCGCGGCGCCGCCTGA
- a CDS encoding DUF2760 domain-containing protein, translating into MPESNLSFFGRLSLAVGTFFSVLGNREFAAGVLRVRDGAPAPVAPAPELREASPQAALQLLGLLQRDARFIDFVEEDIAGYADAEIGAAARLVHDGCRAALREHFTIVPVRDEAEGSRVTLLAGFDATAVRVTGNVVGAAPFTGTVSHRGWRVADVRLPKLTGSHDASVVAPAEVEL; encoded by the coding sequence ATGCCCGAATCCAACCTGTCCTTCTTCGGCCGGCTGTCGCTGGCCGTCGGCACGTTTTTCTCCGTGCTCGGCAACCGCGAGTTCGCGGCCGGCGTGCTGCGCGTGCGCGATGGCGCCCCGGCACCGGTCGCGCCGGCACCCGAGTTGCGCGAAGCGAGCCCGCAGGCCGCACTGCAACTGCTCGGCCTGCTGCAGCGCGATGCGCGCTTCATCGACTTCGTCGAGGAAGACATCGCCGGCTACGCGGACGCCGAGATCGGCGCAGCCGCGCGCCTCGTGCACGACGGCTGCCGTGCCGCGCTGCGCGAACACTTCACGATCGTGCCGGTGCGCGACGAAGCCGAAGGCAGCCGCGTGACGCTGCTGGCCGGCTTCGACGCAACGGCCGTGCGCGTGACGGGCAACGTGGTCGGCGCCGCGCCGTTCACGGGCACCGTCAGCCATCGCGGCTGGCGGGTGGCCGACGTGCGCCTGCCGAAGCTGACGGGCAGCCACGACGCCTCGGTCGTCGCACCGGCGGAGGTGGAACTGTGA
- a CDS encoding Rrf2 family transcriptional regulator, with protein sequence MRTDSRLSRMLHALIHMDQVDGPMTSEAIATMLCTNPVVVRRLLGGLRDRGYVQSEKGHGGGWVLSVALDDITLLDVYRAVGEPPLFSDLVTDDEAECLVEQAVNAHLSATLKEAETTLLARFGEVTLGMLSRDFEAKHAKRRKPR encoded by the coding sequence GTGAGAACCGACAGTCGCTTGTCGCGCATGCTGCATGCGCTGATCCACATGGACCAGGTCGACGGCCCGATGACGTCCGAAGCGATCGCGACGATGCTGTGCACGAACCCGGTCGTCGTGCGGCGCCTGCTTGGCGGCTTGCGCGACCGTGGCTACGTGCAGTCGGAGAAGGGGCATGGCGGCGGCTGGGTGCTGAGCGTCGCGCTCGACGACATCACGCTGCTCGACGTCTATCGCGCGGTGGGCGAGCCGCCGCTGTTCTCCGATCTCGTGACCGACGACGAGGCCGAATGCCTGGTCGAGCAGGCCGTCAATGCGCACCTGTCGGCCACGCTGAAGGAGGCCGAGACGACGCTGCTGGCACGCTTCGGCGAAGTCACGCTCGGCATGCTGTCGCGCGATTTCGAAGCGAAGCACGCGAAGCGGCGCAAGCCGCGCTGA
- a CDS encoding NAD(P)/FAD-dependent oxidoreductase, giving the protein MQDHHEVIVIGGSFAGLSAAMQLARARRRVLVIDAGQPRNRFAAHAHGFFGQDGKPPAQIVDEAAAQLAAYPTVQRIAGDVRTAERDADGRFHVTLADGSRASADRLILATGIRDELPALPGLAERWGVNVLHCPYCHGYEVSGQRLGVLASHPLSVHQAILIPDWGPTTWFTQGQAEANEEEAALLAARGVRIERSPVVEILGDAPRIDALRLADGQIVPIDALFVGARTVMASDLAQQLGCAFDDGPLGPVVRVDALKQTSVAGVFAAGDASTPMTNATFASASGVMAGVAAHRSLIWGLHA; this is encoded by the coding sequence ATGCAAGACCATCATGAAGTGATCGTGATCGGCGGCAGCTTTGCCGGGCTGTCGGCCGCGATGCAGCTTGCACGGGCGCGCCGCCGCGTGCTCGTGATCGACGCCGGCCAGCCGCGCAACCGCTTTGCCGCGCACGCGCACGGCTTTTTCGGGCAGGACGGCAAGCCGCCCGCGCAGATCGTCGACGAAGCTGCCGCGCAGCTCGCCGCATATCCGACCGTGCAGCGAATCGCAGGCGACGTGCGCACGGCCGAGCGCGATGCGGACGGCCGCTTCCACGTGACGCTGGCCGACGGCAGCCGTGCGAGTGCCGACCGGTTGATCCTCGCGACCGGTATCCGTGACGAGTTGCCCGCGCTGCCGGGGCTTGCGGAACGCTGGGGTGTCAACGTGCTGCACTGCCCGTATTGTCATGGGTACGAGGTGAGTGGCCAGCGGCTCGGCGTGCTGGCCTCGCATCCGCTGTCCGTGCATCAGGCGATCCTGATTCCGGACTGGGGCCCGACGACGTGGTTCACGCAGGGCCAGGCCGAAGCGAACGAAGAAGAGGCCGCACTGCTCGCCGCGCGCGGCGTGCGTATCGAGCGCTCGCCGGTCGTGGAAATTCTCGGCGATGCGCCGCGGATCGATGCGTTGCGGCTCGCCGACGGGCAGATCGTGCCGATCGATGCGCTGTTCGTCGGCGCGCGCACGGTAATGGCGAGCGATCTCGCGCAGCAGCTCGGCTGCGCGTTCGACGACGGGCCGCTCGGCCCGGTCGTGCGCGTCGATGCATTGAAGCAGACGAGCGTCGCCGGCGTATTCGCAGCCGGCGACGCGTCGACACCGATGACCAATGCGACGTTCGCATCGGCGTCGGGCGTGATGGCCGGAGTTGCCGCGCACCGGTCGCTGATCTGGGGGCTGCACGCGTAA
- a CDS encoding MFS transporter, with protein sequence MKPSHPIETDALARLDNLPWTRFHTLMLVALGVGWALDSFETNIIGSVFGVLKSHWHLSAAQGSLAVSIWVFGMLVGAIAFGYLADRYGRKRLFLATLLWYAFFSVATVLSWNYESFLFFRAMTALAVGGEYSAVTATMGEFIPKRHRGRTDALILSGFPVGALLSAAVSYLVLNQLPAEWAWRVGFGLGTTMALVFFWIRRVIPESPRWLIQQGRVAEADAIVEQVVASAARDPLAQADRALLTKRYAPTRYAHQAPAFWRNVGELFGAYRARCALAGALNFSQAAVVYGVLSLMALVILPYMKVASTDMPLYYMIGNAAALAGGIVAAVLVEAWGRRASLFVSYTFTVAAIVFIYAMHALPGMVLGYCLIQFGVTWAYISGYVVSSEILPTRIRATGLGVSVAIGRLGAVVAPLMLTNVYAMSGSPSAALIVLLVLALPGPLAAGLWWINGRETRRISLEECSTEADAQPAVDAAPRVA encoded by the coding sequence ATGAAACCGTCTCACCCGATCGAAACGGACGCGCTCGCGCGTCTCGACAACCTGCCGTGGACGCGCTTCCACACGCTGATGCTGGTCGCGCTCGGCGTCGGCTGGGCGCTCGACTCGTTCGAAACCAACATCATCGGCAGCGTATTCGGCGTGCTCAAGTCGCACTGGCACCTGAGTGCCGCGCAGGGCTCGCTCGCGGTCAGCATCTGGGTGTTCGGGATGCTGGTCGGCGCGATCGCGTTCGGCTATCTCGCCGACCGCTACGGCCGCAAGCGCCTGTTTCTCGCGACGCTGCTCTGGTACGCGTTCTTCAGCGTCGCGACCGTGCTGTCATGGAACTACGAGTCGTTCCTGTTCTTCCGCGCGATGACGGCGCTGGCCGTCGGCGGCGAATATTCGGCGGTCACCGCGACGATGGGCGAATTCATTCCGAAGCGCCATCGCGGCCGCACCGACGCGCTGATCCTGTCGGGCTTTCCGGTCGGCGCGCTGCTGTCGGCGGCCGTGTCGTATCTCGTGTTGAACCAGTTGCCGGCCGAGTGGGCGTGGCGCGTGGGCTTCGGCCTCGGCACGACGATGGCGCTGGTGTTCTTCTGGATTCGCCGGGTGATTCCGGAGTCGCCGCGCTGGCTGATTCAGCAGGGGCGCGTAGCGGAAGCCGACGCGATCGTCGAGCAGGTCGTCGCGAGCGCGGCGCGCGATCCGCTGGCCCAGGCCGATCGCGCCCTGTTGACGAAGCGCTATGCGCCGACCCGCTACGCGCACCAGGCGCCCGCGTTCTGGCGCAACGTCGGCGAGCTGTTCGGCGCCTATCGCGCGCGCTGCGCACTCGCCGGGGCGCTGAACTTCTCGCAGGCGGCCGTCGTGTACGGCGTGCTGTCGCTGATGGCGCTCGTGATCCTGCCGTACATGAAGGTAGCGTCGACGGACATGCCGCTCTACTACATGATCGGCAACGCGGCGGCGCTTGCGGGCGGCATCGTCGCGGCTGTGCTGGTCGAGGCATGGGGGCGACGCGCGTCGCTGTTCGTGAGCTACACGTTCACAGTCGCGGCGATCGTGTTCATCTACGCGATGCATGCGCTGCCCGGCATGGTGCTCGGCTACTGCCTGATCCAGTTCGGCGTCACGTGGGCGTACATCTCGGGCTATGTCGTGTCGTCCGAGATCCTGCCGACGCGGATTCGCGCGACGGGGCTCGGCGTGTCGGTCGCGATCGGCCGGCTCGGCGCGGTGGTCGCGCCGCTGATGCTGACGAACGTCTATGCGATGTCGGGCTCGCCGTCGGCTGCGCTGATCGTGTTGCTCGTGCTCGCGTTGCCGGGGCCGCTCGCGGCCGGCCTGTGGTGGATCAACGGGCGCGAAACGCGACGGATTTCGCTCGAGGAATGCAGCACGGAAGCCGACGCGCAGCCGGCGGTGGACGCCGCGCCGCGCGTGGCGTGA
- the psrA gene encoding iron-containing alcohol dehydrogenase PsrA yields MSGWRFHNPVRIRFGVDALAGASDALAGRSYAIVTYPDAVFARLADRLEAQLGPALTRIDCVEANPSVPMLRRACDQLAALPGKPDVLIALGGGSVIDSAKVLAAEHGDFERVLRILSGDACADRGDAVRLALPIVAIPTTAGTGSEVTHWATVWDPHNARKLSLSRPDLYPETVIVDPRLMVGLPMQPTLASGLDALSHALESIWNIHANPVTRGLAVQAARELIGGLGRVNAHPDDLDARSDMALGALRAGLAFSNTHTALAHNISYAITLTRGVAHGIACSFCLPAVMRAALGVDDACDAALREIFGDTASAPAQLEALLDTLGVASHPAAYGIDAHEWARIVDHAFDGARGRNFIGTRARFPHLDFSPEQPERALH; encoded by the coding sequence ATGAGCGGCTGGCGCTTCCACAATCCCGTGCGCATCCGCTTCGGCGTCGATGCGCTGGCCGGCGCGAGCGACGCGCTCGCCGGCCGCAGCTACGCGATCGTCACGTATCCCGATGCGGTGTTCGCGCGGCTCGCCGACCGGCTCGAAGCGCAGCTCGGGCCGGCGCTCACGCGGATCGACTGCGTCGAAGCGAACCCGTCGGTGCCGATGCTGCGGCGCGCATGCGATCAACTCGCCGCGCTGCCCGGCAAGCCGGACGTGCTGATCGCCCTCGGCGGCGGCTCGGTGATCGATTCGGCGAAAGTGCTCGCCGCCGAGCACGGCGACTTCGAGCGCGTGCTGCGCATCCTGTCGGGCGATGCCTGCGCTGATCGCGGCGACGCGGTGCGACTCGCGCTGCCGATCGTCGCGATCCCGACCACGGCCGGCACCGGCAGCGAAGTGACGCACTGGGCGACCGTCTGGGATCCGCACAACGCGCGCAAGCTGTCGCTGTCGCGGCCTGACCTCTATCCGGAAACGGTGATCGTCGATCCGCGCCTGATGGTCGGCCTGCCGATGCAGCCGACGCTCGCGAGCGGCCTCGACGCGCTGTCGCACGCGCTCGAAAGCATCTGGAACATCCATGCGAACCCCGTCACACGCGGCCTCGCGGTGCAGGCGGCGCGCGAGCTGATCGGCGGACTTGGCCGCGTGAATGCGCATCCCGACGATCTCGACGCACGCAGCGACATGGCGCTCGGTGCGCTGCGCGCGGGGCTCGCGTTTTCGAATACGCACACGGCGCTCGCACACAACATCTCGTATGCGATCACGTTGACGCGCGGCGTCGCGCACGGGATCGCGTGCTCGTTCTGCCTGCCGGCGGTGATGCGGGCGGCGCTCGGCGTCGACGACGCATGCGACGCCGCGCTGCGCGAGATCTTCGGCGACACCGCATCCGCGCCCGCGCAGCTCGAGGCGCTGCTCGACACGCTCGGTGTCGCGAGCCACCCGGCCGCGTACGGGATCGACGCACACGAATGGGCGCGGATCGTGGATCACGCATTCGACGGCGCACGCGGCCGCAACTTCATCGGCACGCGCGCGCGCTTTCCGCATCTGGACTTCAGCCCGGAGCAGCCCGAACGGGCGCTTCACTGA
- a CDS encoding LysR substrate-binding domain-containing protein: MTLTQLRSFIAVVQHGGFTAAARVLSTSQTTITSQIQTLEQEHGVELFHRRGRRVELSAVGLEFLPIARRICSDETDAAALLRDSGALQRGSLKIGAVGPFHVTEMIEAYHALHPHMHLSVALGNSETVLRDLDQYVCDVGVVARAFEDARYFTQRYASFPVIAFVRTTHPFAKRDAIALHELAGEPLLMREPGSTTRRALEDAMEAAGLTPRIAMDIGSREALREAVARGLGVGTVSKAEYVPDARLRPLRIDGDPVVTHIHVCCLSERRESRLVASFFDAVARCRPLDA; encoded by the coding sequence ATGACCCTGACCCAGCTTCGCAGCTTCATCGCCGTCGTCCAGCATGGCGGCTTCACCGCGGCCGCCCGCGTGCTGTCCACCAGCCAGACGACGATCACGTCGCAGATCCAGACCCTCGAACAGGAACACGGCGTCGAGCTGTTTCACCGGCGCGGGCGGCGCGTCGAACTGTCGGCGGTCGGTCTCGAATTCCTGCCGATCGCGCGCCGCATCTGCAGCGACGAGACCGACGCCGCCGCGCTGCTGCGCGACAGCGGCGCGTTGCAGCGCGGTTCGCTGAAGATCGGCGCGGTCGGCCCGTTCCATGTGACGGAGATGATCGAGGCGTATCACGCGCTGCATCCGCACATGCACCTGTCGGTCGCGCTCGGCAATTCGGAAACCGTGCTGCGCGATCTCGACCAGTACGTGTGCGACGTCGGCGTGGTGGCCCGCGCGTTCGAGGACGCGCGCTACTTCACGCAGCGCTATGCGAGTTTTCCGGTGATCGCGTTCGTGCGGACGACGCATCCGTTCGCGAAGCGCGACGCGATCGCGCTGCATGAACTGGCCGGCGAGCCGCTGCTGATGCGCGAACCGGGTTCGACGACACGCCGCGCGCTCGAAGACGCGATGGAGGCCGCCGGCCTGACGCCGCGTATCGCGATGGACATCGGCAGCCGCGAGGCGCTGCGCGAGGCCGTCGCGCGCGGGCTCGGCGTCGGCACGGTGTCGAAGGCCGAATACGTGCCGGATGCGCGACTGCGGCCGTTGCGGATAGACGGCGATCCGGTCGTGACCCATATCCACGTGTGCTGCCTGAGCGAGCGGCGCGAAAGCCGGCTGGTCGCGTCGTTTTTCGATGCGGTCGCGCGGTGCCGGCCGCTCGATGCATGA
- a CDS encoding LysR family transcriptional regulator has translation MPGIISIKRHEMLDLDDLRLVRAIGTSRSLASAARLLDLTPPAVTIRLQRMEARLNARLAVRQPKGIALTDEGQRLYQEAVDILERVEALPVSISGDHGDVRGTLRVVAPLGFGRKYVARIVRDVQRAHPKLDIALHLSESPLTSASGADVVVHVGSLKSSSWIGYPLAPNERFLCASPAYARRIKELNHPSDLARYDCLCLRENDEDIPRWRFSQGGDVKGEQRRSAVIRVTGALSSNDGTVITEWALAGLGIVERSEWDVAPLLANGKLVRLLPDWHLPAAPVTALLPSRTGRSARQRVFLEAATRFLSPPPWRGDA, from the coding sequence ATGCCCGGCATCATCAGCATTAAGAGACATGAAATGCTCGACCTCGATGACCTTCGACTCGTCCGCGCGATCGGTACGTCGCGCTCGCTGGCTTCGGCCGCGCGGCTGCTCGATCTCACGCCGCCCGCGGTCACGATTCGCCTGCAACGGATGGAAGCGCGATTGAACGCACGGCTCGCCGTGCGGCAGCCGAAAGGGATCGCGTTGACCGACGAAGGGCAACGGCTGTACCAGGAAGCCGTCGACATCCTCGAGCGCGTGGAAGCGCTGCCGGTCAGCATTTCAGGCGACCACGGCGACGTGCGGGGCACGCTGCGCGTCGTCGCCCCGCTCGGCTTCGGCCGCAAGTACGTCGCGCGGATCGTGCGCGACGTGCAACGTGCGCATCCGAAGCTCGACATCGCGCTCCACCTGTCGGAGAGCCCGTTGACCAGCGCGTCGGGGGCCGACGTGGTCGTTCACGTTGGCAGCCTCAAGTCGTCGTCGTGGATCGGGTATCCGCTCGCGCCCAACGAGCGCTTTCTGTGCGCGAGCCCGGCCTACGCACGTCGCATCAAGGAACTGAACCATCCGTCCGACCTGGCCCGCTACGACTGCCTGTGCCTGCGCGAGAACGACGAGGACATCCCGCGCTGGCGCTTCTCGCAAGGCGGCGACGTCAAGGGCGAACAGCGCCGCTCCGCCGTGATCCGCGTCACCGGCGCGCTGTCCTCGAACGACGGTACCGTCATCACGGAATGGGCGCTGGCCGGTCTCGGGATCGTCGAGCGCTCCGAGTGGGACGTCGCGCCGCTGCTGGCGAACGGCAAGCTCGTCCGGTTGCTGCCCGACTGGCACCTGCCGGCCGCGCCGGTGACCGCGCTGCTGCCGTC